A genomic segment from Capra hircus breed San Clemente chromosome 7, ASM170441v1, whole genome shotgun sequence encodes:
- the CCDC69 gene encoding coiled-coil domain-containing protein 69: MGCGHSRLSCCKPPKKRRQRPDQPPKPEPQELGPLNGDTATTDHVCAPEEAEQHQKAITRILQQHEEDKKKWAQQVEKERELELGEKLNEQRKILEGEHAEALRVLQASYEQDKEALTHSFQEAKAALQETIDRLTAQLEAFQAKMKRAEESILSRDYKKHIQEHGSLSQFWEQELESLHFVIEMKNERIHELDKRLILMETVKEKNLLLEEKITTLQQENEDLHARGRNQMAVSRQLSEDLLLAREALEKESQSRRQLQQEKEELLYRVLGADAAPAFPLASVTPTEVSFLAT, from the exons ATGGGCTGCGGACACAGCAGACTGAGCTGCTGCAAACCCCCCAAAAAG AGGCGCCAAAGACCAGATCAGCCTCCCAAACCAGAGCCTCAGGAACTGGGTCCCCTCAATGGTGACACAG CCACAACCGACCATGTATGTGCACCTGAGGAGGCTGAGCAGCACCAAAAGGCTATCACCAGAATCCTCCAGCAACATGAAGAGGACAAGAAGAAATGGGCGCAGCAG gtggagaaggagagggagctAGAACTTGGAGAGAAACTGAATGAACAGCGAAAAATCCTAGAGGGAGAACATGCGGAGGCCCTGCGAG TCCTCCAGGCCTCCTATGAGCAGGACAAAGAAGCCCTTACCCACTCCTTCCAGGAGGCCAAGGCGGCGCTGCAG GAGACCATTGACAGACTGACTGCACAGCTGGAGGCCTTCCAGGCCAAGATGAAGAGGGCAGAGGAGTCCATCCTGAGCCGAGACTACAAGAAGCACATCCAG GAGCACGGGAGCCTCAGCCAGTTCTGGGAGCAGGAGCTGGAGAGCTTACACTTTGTCATCGAGATGAAGAACGAGCGAATCCATGAGCTGGACAAGCGGCTGATCCTCATGGAGACAGTG aaagaaaaaaatctgctgtTGGAGGAGAAGATCACCACCCTGCAGCAGGAGAACGAGGACCTCCACGCCAGAGGCCGCAACCAGATGGCTGTGTCAAG GCAGCTCTCGGAGGACCTGCTTCTTGCCCgtgaggccctggagaaggagtcACAATCACGGCGGCAGCTCCAGCAGGAGAAGGAGGAGCTGCTGTACCGGGTCCTCGGGGCTGACGCCGCCCCTGCCTTCCCGCTGGCCTCTGTCACCCCCACTGAGGTCTCCTTCCTGGCCACATAG